One stretch of Ipomoea triloba cultivar NCNSP0323 chromosome 8, ASM357664v1 DNA includes these proteins:
- the LOC116026949 gene encoding protein FAR1-RELATED SEQUENCE 5-like, translating into MVGFDIRHSTVKKDRDGQVVLKYLVCSRQGFKSVSKCTSKILEGEGDDSGSVTEKRRRISNRVGCNARIEGCDAQLAIDQLSAKKEQCGAFFYKYDVDENDQLRRVFWADPVAIRNCSIFGDIVSFDATYSTNRYKLVFVPFTGVDNHKRCVTLGAGLLTKEDIPSYVWLLESFKEAMGRVPSCFVSDQDVALKVALARVYPDSRHRYCMWHIMSKVSEKVGPILSKDEVFRRRLNAIVWDEMQDVDEFEGRWRGLVEEYGLVDHVWLTQLWEARSFWIPAYFKDMFMCGLIRTTSHSEGENSFFGRFFTHTSSLVEFFSHFNSAIEAQRHAQLKLNAECEGHYTDLKTPSTIERHASAVYTVTIFHEVQAEIYAGCFSCRVVSLRTSGDVVFYEIKGDGDHQFSVRFNQLDHTATCSCSLYQRIGLLCRHIYMVYKDARVENIPTSYILARCTRGVCLQPVFKVNGETVDLTVGVDNTKSLVKQLWAEIYSYVGLVGSDTDCVLQLTRVLREQKGAFMGDGNAAIGSRGNNPLIQSFCGSTPSVAVSIKPPIVAKNKGSGRRLKGGKEKSMQSNLIRGRKCHGCDKRDGHDSRNCPILKAAEERKAAEVNKA; encoded by the exons TGAAGTACTTGGTTTGTAGTCGTCAAGGGTTTAAGTCGGTGTCTAAATGTACCTCTAAAATTTTAGAGGGGGAAGGTGATGATAGTGGGTCAGTGACTGAAAAGCGACGTCGGATCTCTAATAGGGTGGGGTGCAACGCTAGAATTGAGGGGTGTGATGCACAGTTGGCAATTGATCAATTGTCTGCGAAAAAGGAGCaatgtggtgcatttttttataagtatgaCGTGGATGAGAACGACCAGTTACGACGTGTATTTTGGGCTGATCCGGTGGCAATCCGAAATTGCTCTATTTTTGGGGACATTGTTTCGTTTGACGCTACGTACTCAACAAATAG GTACAAATTGGTTTTTGTCCCATTTACAGGTGTGGATAATCACAAGAGGTGTGTAACTTTAGGAGCTGGCTTGTTAACCAAAGAAGATATCCCATCTTACGTTTGGTTGTTGGAGAGTTTTAAGGAGGCCATGGGACGTGTACCATCATGCTTTGTGTCAGACCAAGACGTGGCTTTGAAGGTAGCGTTGGCTCGCGTGTACCCTGATTCACGACACCGGTATTGCATGTGGCATATTATGTCTAAAGTTAGTGAGAAGGTGGGACCCATATTATCGAAGGATGAGGTCTTTCGGCGCCGGTTAAATGCAATTGTGTGGGATGAAATGCAGGACGTTGATGAGTTTGAAGGCAGGTGGCGTGGATTGGTGGAAGAGTATGGCTTGGTGGATCATGTTTGGCTTACACAGTTGTGGGAGGCTCGATCATTTTGGATTCCTGCGTATTTTAAAGATATGTTCATGTGTGGATTAATTCGTACCACATCCCATTCTGAAGGGGAGAACAGTTTTTTTGGGAGGTTTTTCACTCACACTTCTAGTCTAGTCGAGTTTTTCAGCCATTTTAATTCTGCAATAGAAGCTCAAAGGCATGCGCAGTTGAAGCTTAATGCTGAGTGTGAGGGTCATTACACTGATTTAAAAACACCATCGACGATAGAGCGTCATGCATCTGCTGTGTACACTGTTACTATTTTCCACGAGGTGCAGGCTGAGATCTATGCCGGTTGTTTTTCTTGTCGCGTCGTGTCTTTGCGTACTAGTGGGGATGTCGTCTTCTATGAAATAAAGGGGGATGGTGACCATCAGTTCAGTGTTCGATTCAACCAATTAGATCATACTGCAACATGCAGTTGTTCTCTCTACCAGCGAATTGGATTGCTTTGTCGTCACATTTATATGGTGTATAAAGATGCTCGGGTTGAAAACATCCCTACTAGCTATATTCTTGCTCGTTGCACTAGAGGAGTTTGTTTGCAGCCTGTGTTTAAGGTCAACGGTGAAACAGTTGATTTGACTGTTGGTGTGGACAATACCAAATCATTAGTTAAACAACTGTGGGCTGAGATATATTCGTATGTGGGATTAGTAGGTTCTGATACTGACTGTGTATTGCAGCTCACACGGGTGCTTCGAGAGCAAAAGGGCGCTTTCATGGGTGATGGAAATGCCGCAATAGGTTCGAGGGGAAACAATCCGCTAATCCAGTCATTTTGCGGCTCGACCCCATCCGTAGCGGTTTCTATCAAGCCCCCAATTGTTGCAAAAAATAAGGGTAGTGGGAGAAGATTGAAGGGTGGAAAGGAGAAATCTATGCAGTCTAACTTGATACGGGGGCGGAAGTGCCATGGCTGCGACAAACGCGATGGCCATGATAGTCGGAATTGTCCAATTTTAAAAGCAGCTGAGGAGAGAAAAGCAGCCGAGGTGAATAAAGCTTAA